One genomic segment of Paenibacillus sp. FSL H8-0332 includes these proteins:
- a CDS encoding GNAT family N-acetyltransferase, giving the protein MNIRTATEADYDYLASRDRHILNSLLLSKINQQEIYILSEDGLDIGWLRYGYFWDQIPFMNLLWIDEPYRGSGFGRQAVQHWEQAMQAMGHKQVMTSSMASEEAQHFYRKLGYRDSGCLLPDNEPLEILFTKAL; this is encoded by the coding sequence ATGAACATTAGAACCGCAACCGAAGCCGATTATGATTACCTCGCAAGCCGTGACCGCCATATCCTGAACTCACTTCTTCTCTCGAAAATAAACCAGCAGGAGATTTACATTCTGAGCGAGGACGGGCTGGACATTGGCTGGCTGCGTTACGGCTATTTCTGGGACCAGATCCCTTTTATGAATCTGCTGTGGATTGATGAGCCTTATCGCGGATCAGGATTCGGCAGACAGGCGGTGCAGCACTGGGAACAGGCGATGCAGGCCATGGGCCATAAGCAGGTCATGACCTCCTCGATGGCGAGTGAAGAGGCCCAGCATTTCTACCGGAAACTGGGCTACCGCGACTCGGGCTGCCTGCTGCCGGACAACGAGCCGCTGGAGATTCTGTTCACCAAAGCGCTGTAG
- a CDS encoding SOS response-associated peptidase → MCGRYTITVTLEELIAKYFIREHPLIQYAPKYNAAPMQHITAVIHDGTQNKLGELRWGLLPSWSKEDKNAAKLINARSETLLEKASFKGLVASRRCVIPADGFYDWKIQEGGKQPMRITMRDGKLFSMAALYDIWTGPDGGRISTCTIITTAPNRLMKDIHDRMPVILDADGEAQWLERSNRNIPALMKLLRPYDAEQMLAYPVSAAVGDVRSDYPELIRRAGPEPVQGTLF, encoded by the coding sequence ATGTGCGGAAGATATACGATCACCGTAACGCTGGAGGAGCTGATCGCCAAGTATTTCATCCGGGAGCACCCGCTCATCCAATATGCACCGAAGTATAACGCGGCTCCGATGCAGCATATTACCGCGGTCATTCATGACGGCACACAGAATAAGCTTGGCGAACTCCGCTGGGGACTGCTCCCTTCCTGGTCCAAGGAAGACAAGAACGCTGCCAAGCTAATCAATGCCCGCAGTGAGACCCTGCTGGAGAAGGCTTCGTTCAAAGGACTGGTGGCCTCCCGCCGCTGTGTGATTCCCGCAGACGGCTTCTATGACTGGAAAATCCAGGAAGGCGGCAAGCAGCCGATGCGGATTACGATGCGGGACGGGAAGCTGTTCTCTATGGCTGCTCTGTACGATATCTGGACCGGTCCGGACGGAGGAAGAATCTCCACCTGCACGATCATTACCACCGCCCCGAACCGTCTCATGAAAGACATCCATGACCGGATGCCGGTCATTCTGGATGCGGACGGGGAAGCGCAGTGGCTGGAGCGCAGCAACCGGAATATTCCCGCCCTGATGAAGCTGCTGCGGCCTTACGATGCGGAGCAGATGCTGGCCTATCCCGTCTCCGCAGCCGTGGGCGATGTCAGGAGTGACTACCCTGAGCTGATCCGCAGAGCCGGGCCGGAGCCGGTGCAGGGCACCCTATTTTGA
- a CDS encoding carbohydrate binding domain-containing protein — MYRKGISKLLIAGLLLSGIQLPGTTGIAQADNGKDADRLSASTGRAESARAAAGFADMKQHWASAAVNRLSAAGILQGDEAGQFRPGQAVSRAEMAAIISRVFRYTDSGSAVFSDVSASSWYGKDVSRVNAAGVVQGYADGRFQPGAAVTRQEAVTMLSRAFTLEAGSQGALAAQSDTAAVSGYAREALSAMLGAGYLRGDADGKLNPQAQMTRAELAELLSRMVGWISSGEGSQKLGAVSGNVIVNRANVQLEGGTVSGNLYVTAGVGEEEVAFSGIKVQGTAHISGGGGHSVVFRQSTLGQIKLNKLTTLVRMVLEDGSTAARIELLKPAKVEIGAGSRAEAVVIGAGAAGSEIVSRGQIGRLENQADRVLLNGQALKTGETLRDLSGTGATAQASAKATTAPAQAGGGGNAGGGDTPSPTPSPATPVPTATPAATPTPTPTPTPPTQNNPWELVWNDEFDGQTIDAAKWNVQDTGTVYNNELEYYHPDNASLATESGQSVLELEARKQAYGGKNYTSGKLTSKMKGDWTYGKFTVRAKLPVQQGMWPAIWMMPTDDETQYGPWPGSGEMDIMELTGPVAGKPGADLYPRTVHGSIHYDIPQTSQTKTYVLPEGQTFADDYHDFTLEWLPGLIRYYVDDKMYFETSDWGTMAKGQPDYYTYPAPFDRPFYMILNLAVGGDWPGNPKTDFKSDKMYVDYVRVYKYKNLDQWPDVTGKRPVDPGLSTPQRPALADGNQIYNGDFKGTVAAQGQPEYWELIENESGSGTVSVIEDQDKGKAVKVAVHEAGTQNYSIQLAQKPLLLERDKAYKVTFDAKADAARPLMSKLTEFGGGWTAYSGERNFQLTPDWQPYEYSFTMAKASDNNARFEFNLGLNNISAYFANVRVVETEAPPVVRTPLADGNLIYNGGFDLGEARLGYWSFAVKQGSEAAAKASVTNTLALPMMKREFRADVQKAGGSPEDVTLTQAGIPVSAAAVYQLAFDARSAEAQPLGIKLAGSGGQTVYPDGTTFTLTPEWKSYTAEIELSGGSGTEAALSFLLGAAVGQTEIDNVRLVRMTDPPVLTKYLHLRGDQFWRASGTGLIPSGEGGKDITNMDKGDYVEYKVVLPQAGSIVPVTRVSSVLADSELTLSVLDASKQNVVTESVYSAAVGNTGGLQSYRAIVGAPLALPAGSYYIRLGGSGYNLAWLDLSRELVMNGSFKDASTDNWTLYKKDWDDNDPGKSTVMKAVYGELQVSLGGTGTEAWHAQVKQTGIPVEQGKKYLLRFDADASVARDIKALVQHDGTDDGNWTPYLEQGLRLSEAGGHYEYLFTAPATDSAAVLQFSLGKISEELGAHTVNLGNISLLQVSPVLDGEAYGENLIPNGDFSAPLKGWSSYSSDNGELTIDNVDEALQIKVGSTGTNTWDRQVFYEGIAYNEGNHYTLTFKAKASAERKMNISIGWLDVADNYNWHGYTSKIVDLGSDYQEYTVEFDVAGGSTSIGRISFELGDIKDGGTGHLTVNVDDIVLTNNGTAAAP, encoded by the coding sequence ATGTACCGCAAAGGAATATCCAAGCTTCTGATTGCCGGATTGCTGCTGTCAGGGATTCAGCTTCCGGGAACTACAGGAATAGCACAGGCAGATAACGGAAAAGACGCAGACAGGCTGTCTGCAAGTACAGGCCGGGCAGAGTCAGCACGGGCGGCGGCAGGATTCGCCGATATGAAGCAGCACTGGGCTTCAGCTGCAGTGAACAGGCTGTCAGCGGCAGGAATTCTGCAGGGAGACGAGGCAGGACAATTCAGACCGGGACAAGCGGTCTCACGGGCAGAGATGGCCGCCATCATCAGCCGCGTGTTCCGTTACACGGATTCAGGCAGTGCTGTATTCAGTGATGTAAGCGCTTCTTCCTGGTATGGCAAGGATGTAAGCCGCGTGAATGCCGCAGGTGTTGTTCAAGGCTACGCGGACGGCCGGTTCCAGCCGGGAGCGGCTGTTACCCGCCAGGAAGCCGTGACTATGCTGAGCCGGGCGTTCACGCTGGAGGCGGGCTCTCAGGGTGCGCTGGCTGCGCAGTCTGATACGGCAGCGGTCAGCGGCTACGCCCGGGAAGCCTTAAGTGCGATGCTTGGCGCCGGTTACCTGCGCGGCGATGCAGACGGCAAGCTGAATCCGCAGGCGCAGATGACCCGGGCCGAGCTGGCCGAGTTGCTGAGCCGGATGGTCGGGTGGATCAGCTCCGGCGAGGGAAGCCAGAAGCTTGGAGCGGTGTCCGGCAATGTGATTGTCAACCGGGCGAATGTGCAGCTCGAAGGAGGAACCGTCAGCGGCAATCTCTACGTGACGGCCGGAGTAGGAGAAGAGGAAGTTGCCTTCTCAGGCATCAAGGTACAGGGAACGGCCCATATCTCAGGAGGAGGCGGCCACTCGGTGGTGTTCCGCCAATCCACCCTGGGGCAGATCAAGCTGAACAAGCTTACCACCCTGGTACGAATGGTACTGGAGGATGGCAGCACCGCGGCCCGGATTGAATTGCTTAAGCCGGCGAAGGTGGAGATCGGAGCGGGCTCCCGTGCAGAGGCTGTGGTCATCGGCGCAGGCGCTGCCGGATCAGAGATCGTGAGCCGGGGGCAGATCGGCCGGCTTGAGAACCAGGCGGACCGTGTGCTGCTGAACGGCCAGGCGCTCAAGACCGGCGAGACGCTCCGGGACTTGTCCGGCACAGGAGCTACAGCGCAGGCAAGTGCCAAGGCTACTACTGCCCCAGCCCAAGCGGGCGGCGGCGGGAATGCAGGCGGTGGTGACACACCCTCGCCAACACCTTCACCTGCGACACCGGTGCCAACAGCAACGCCTGCTGCCACACCAACCCCAACGCCGACCCCGACTCCGCCAACCCAGAACAATCCATGGGAGCTGGTCTGGAATGACGAATTCGACGGCCAGACCATTGATGCGGCGAAATGGAATGTGCAGGATACCGGCACGGTGTACAATAACGAGCTGGAATATTATCACCCGGACAATGCTTCGCTTGCCACAGAGAGCGGGCAGAGCGTACTGGAGCTGGAAGCCCGGAAGCAGGCTTACGGGGGGAAGAATTATACTTCAGGCAAGCTGACCTCCAAGATGAAGGGCGACTGGACCTACGGCAAATTCACCGTACGGGCCAAGCTGCCGGTTCAACAGGGCATGTGGCCAGCCATCTGGATGATGCCAACCGATGATGAGACGCAGTATGGACCTTGGCCGGGAAGCGGCGAGATGGACATTATGGAATTGACGGGACCGGTTGCCGGTAAGCCTGGGGCAGATCTGTATCCAAGAACGGTCCATGGCTCAATTCACTATGACATTCCGCAAACTAGCCAGACCAAAACCTATGTATTGCCCGAAGGTCAGACCTTCGCTGATGATTATCACGACTTCACGCTGGAATGGCTTCCGGGCCTGATCCGGTATTATGTGGACGATAAAATGTATTTTGAGACGAGTGACTGGGGAACGATGGCCAAAGGCCAGCCGGATTACTATACGTACCCTGCTCCGTTTGACCGGCCGTTCTATATGATTCTGAATCTGGCCGTGGGCGGCGACTGGCCGGGCAATCCGAAGACCGACTTCAAGTCGGATAAAATGTATGTAGACTACGTACGGGTCTACAAATACAAGAACCTGGATCAATGGCCGGATGTAACAGGGAAGCGGCCGGTAGATCCGGGACTGTCAACCCCGCAGCGTCCTGCCCTGGCAGACGGCAATCAGATCTACAACGGGGACTTCAAGGGTACTGTAGCAGCCCAGGGTCAGCCGGAATATTGGGAATTGATTGAGAATGAGAGCGGAAGCGGAACCGTCTCCGTCATTGAGGATCAGGATAAGGGCAAGGCGGTGAAGGTTGCTGTCCATGAGGCCGGAACCCAGAACTACTCCATTCAGCTTGCGCAGAAGCCGCTGCTGCTGGAGCGGGACAAAGCCTACAAGGTAACCTTCGATGCCAAAGCGGACGCAGCCCGGCCGCTTATGAGCAAGCTGACCGAATTCGGCGGCGGATGGACGGCGTATTCCGGGGAGCGCAATTTCCAGCTTACACCGGACTGGCAGCCGTATGAGTACAGCTTTACGATGGCGAAGGCTTCGGACAATAATGCCCGCTTTGAGTTTAACCTGGGTCTGAACAACATATCCGCCTACTTCGCGAATGTAAGGGTGGTAGAAACAGAAGCGCCGCCGGTAGTACGCACTCCGCTTGCTGACGGCAACCTGATCTATAACGGAGGCTTCGATCTGGGAGAAGCACGGCTCGGATATTGGAGCTTTGCCGTTAAGCAGGGCTCGGAAGCAGCGGCGAAGGCCAGTGTAACCAATACACTTGCTCTGCCGATGATGAAGCGGGAGTTCCGGGCGGATGTGCAGAAGGCCGGAGGATCGCCGGAGGATGTGACGCTGACCCAGGCAGGAATTCCTGTGTCCGCAGCAGCCGTCTACCAGCTTGCCTTCGATGCGAGATCGGCCGAGGCGCAGCCGCTTGGCATTAAGCTGGCGGGCAGCGGTGGACAGACGGTCTATCCTGACGGAACCACCTTCACTCTGACACCGGAGTGGAAGAGCTATACAGCAGAAATTGAGCTGTCCGGCGGGTCCGGCACAGAAGCTGCGTTATCGTTCCTTCTGGGCGCGGCTGTGGGGCAGACCGAGATTGACAATGTGCGACTGGTACGGATGACCGATCCGCCAGTGCTCACTAAATACCTGCACCTGCGGGGAGACCAGTTCTGGAGAGCCTCAGGAACCGGCCTGATTCCGAGCGGTGAAGGCGGCAAGGATATCACGAATATGGATAAGGGCGACTATGTGGAATATAAGGTGGTACTGCCTCAGGCAGGAAGCATTGTTCCGGTTACCCGCGTATCTAGTGTGCTCGCGGATTCCGAGCTTACGCTGTCAGTACTGGATGCCAGCAAGCAGAATGTGGTGACGGAATCTGTCTACAGCGCGGCAGTTGGCAATACCGGAGGTCTTCAATCCTACCGGGCGATCGTTGGAGCCCCGCTTGCGCTGCCTGCGGGAAGCTATTATATCCGTCTTGGCGGCAGCGGCTACAATCTGGCCTGGCTGGATCTGTCCCGTGAGCTGGTGATGAACGGCAGCTTCAAGGATGCTTCCACCGACAACTGGACGCTATACAAGAAGGACTGGGATGACAATGACCCGGGGAAGAGCACTGTAATGAAGGCGGTGTATGGAGAACTGCAGGTTAGCCTCGGCGGAACGGGAACGGAGGCTTGGCATGCACAGGTGAAGCAAACGGGCATCCCGGTAGAGCAGGGCAAGAAATATCTGCTGCGCTTCGATGCGGATGCTTCGGTGGCCCGGGATATTAAAGCGCTGGTTCAGCATGACGGGACTGACGATGGCAACTGGACTCCTTATCTGGAACAGGGGCTGAGACTCAGCGAAGCCGGAGGACACTATGAATATCTGTTTACTGCCCCGGCAACGGATTCCGCAGCGGTGCTCCAGTTCAGTCTGGGCAAGATTTCCGAAGAGCTCGGAGCGCATACGGTCAACCTGGGCAATATCTCCTTGCTTCAGGTAAGCCCGGTGCTGGATGGTGAGGCTTACGGGGAGAATCTGATTCCAAACGGCGATTTCTCGGCGCCGCTTAAGGGCTGGAGCAGCTACTCCTCCGACAACGGGGAGTTAACTATTGATAATGTGGATGAAGCGCTGCAGATCAAGGTGGGCTCCACCGGAACGAACACCTGGGACCGGCAGGTCTTTTATGAGGGAATCGCTTACAACGAAGGCAATCATTATACACTCACCTTCAAGGCCAAGGCATCAGCTGAACGCAAAATGAATATCAGCATCGGCTGGCTGGATGTGGCGGACAACTACAACTGGCACGGATATACGAGCAAAATTGTTGATCTGGGCAGCGATTATCAGGAATATACCGTAGAATTCGATGTTGCCGGAGGCAGCACCTCCATCGGCCGCATTTCCTTCGAGCTTGGAGATATTAAGGATGGCGGCACCGGGCATCTGACGGTGAACGTGGATGATATTGTGCTCACGAATAACGGAACAGCAGCGGCACCTTGA
- a CDS encoding DNA polymerase IV has protein sequence MPKDRIILLSDCQSFYASVEKAAHPEYADQPVAVGDPSRMNGIVLAACPLAKSYGVTTASRVGEALTKCRDLVVIRPRMGTYITVSLLISEIYQVYTDLVEAFSIDEQFLDVTGSLRVFGGDLPEMIHSIQQHVLLSTGVWTRVGIGPSKILAKMANNFAKKKAGGIFRLDYDNLETELWPRPVHEMFMVAGRMTKNFYRMGITTIGDIARMELGELKRRMRTTLGKQSDIQAEYYWQTARGIDPSPVVTGIRQEMKSVGHGKALRWNLYTRLPEIEVVLLELVIEVCRRARKYRYMGAVVSVAVVETDGNSSNTYSRQTTLPEPSSLTHEVAAAAYRLFVDHWSGLPISRLTISISQLTDDSVMQLTLFDDRMRSSNRERAIDQIKNRYGSGALIRASSLLESGVALERAQQIGGHYK, from the coding sequence ATGCCTAAGGACCGGATCATTCTGCTCTCTGACTGCCAGTCTTTCTATGCCAGCGTGGAGAAGGCCGCCCATCCCGAGTATGCGGATCAGCCTGTTGCTGTGGGTGATCCGTCGCGGATGAATGGGATTGTCCTGGCCGCTTGCCCGCTTGCGAAATCCTATGGCGTAACTACCGCATCACGCGTGGGGGAAGCCCTGACGAAATGCCGGGATCTCGTAGTCATCCGTCCGCGGATGGGGACCTACATTACGGTCTCCCTCCTCATTTCCGAGATCTACCAAGTATATACCGATCTGGTGGAGGCGTTCAGCATCGACGAGCAGTTCCTGGATGTGACCGGCTCTCTGCGTGTGTTCGGAGGGGATTTGCCGGAGATGATTCACTCGATCCAGCAGCATGTTCTGTTATCTACCGGAGTGTGGACCCGGGTGGGCATCGGCCCGTCCAAAATCCTCGCCAAAATGGCCAATAACTTCGCCAAGAAGAAGGCGGGCGGAATCTTCCGGCTGGATTATGATAATCTGGAGACCGAGCTATGGCCGCGTCCGGTGCATGAAATGTTCATGGTGGCGGGCCGGATGACCAAGAATTTCTACCGTATGGGCATTACGACTATTGGAGATATTGCCCGGATGGAGCTGGGCGAGCTGAAGCGGAGAATGCGCACCACTCTGGGCAAGCAGAGCGATATTCAAGCGGAATATTATTGGCAGACCGCACGCGGTATCGATCCCAGCCCGGTGGTGACCGGGATACGCCAGGAGATGAAGTCTGTCGGCCACGGGAAGGCGCTGCGCTGGAATCTGTATACCCGCCTGCCGGAGATAGAGGTGGTGCTGCTGGAGCTGGTGATCGAGGTCTGCCGGCGGGCGCGGAAGTACCGGTACATGGGAGCGGTGGTGTCCGTTGCGGTAGTAGAGACAGACGGCAACAGCTCGAATACCTACAGCCGGCAGACGACACTGCCGGAGCCTTCGTCGTTAACCCATGAGGTGGCAGCGGCAGCCTACCGGCTATTCGTGGATCATTGGAGCGGCCTGCCGATAAGCCGGTTGACTATCTCTATATCCCAGCTGACGGATGACAGCGTGATGCAGCTGACCTTGTTCGACGACCGGATGCGGAGCAGTAACAGAGAACGGGCTATTGATCAGATCAAGAACCGGTACGGAAGCGGGGCGCTGATCCGCGCGTCTTCTTTGCTGGAGTCTGGGGTTGCTCTGGAACGGGCGCAGCAGATTGGGGGGCACTATAAATGA
- a CDS encoding DUF523 domain-containing protein, whose product MIIVSSCLAGMKVRYNGTDCLEQGIRQLLDSRQAVAVCPELLGGFSTPREPAEIIGGNGRDVLEGRARVVDRAGNDVTAMYIEGAYAALEQAHSLAARLVVLKENSPSCGSSWIYNGEFAGGKIPGEGVTTALLRLHGIEVISEEELAARLPELEG is encoded by the coding sequence TTGATTATCGTAAGCTCTTGCCTGGCAGGAATGAAGGTCAGATATAACGGAACCGATTGTCTGGAGCAGGGCATCAGGCAATTGCTGGACAGCCGGCAGGCGGTTGCTGTATGTCCCGAGCTGCTGGGCGGCTTCTCTACCCCGAGAGAACCGGCAGAGATTATAGGCGGCAACGGCAGGGATGTGCTGGAGGGGCGGGCCCGGGTGGTTGACAGAGCAGGGAATGATGTAACAGCAATGTATATAGAGGGCGCGTATGCCGCGCTGGAGCAGGCACACAGCTTAGCTGCCAGGCTTGTTGTCCTTAAAGAGAACAGCCCTTCCTGCGGCAGCTCCTGGATCTATAACGGAGAATTTGCAGGCGGGAAAATCCCCGGAGAAGGGGTGACCACAGCTCTTTTACGGCTGCATGGTATTGAAGTGATCTCCGAGGAGGAGCTTGCTGCGCGTTTGCCGGAATTAGAGGGCTGA
- a CDS encoding alpha-glycosidase: protein MALSRQAVSQPSSGSSIALECLYHSSQGRWAYAYNEDTFHLRIRSKKNNVDRVFALTGDKYDWEQHHQELSMRKVATDSFFDYWEAEIFPEFKRFSYGFRLETDQETIWMLESGFFTDGLPAPAGGYYEMPYLHEVDLLQVPEWAKSAVFYQIMPDRFANGDPANDPEGTLEWGAPPTYDSYFGGDLQGMIDHLDYIVELGVTALYLTPIFQAPSNHKYDTVDYGTVDANFGDLDKLKQLVDLAHSKGLKVVLDAVFNHTSSEFAPFKDVLEHGADSKYAGWFHIHDYPVQVVDGRANYDTFGFFSGMPKLNTANPEARDYLLDITKFWLKEVHIDGWRLDVANEVDHVFWRDFRKAVKEINPEAFIIGEVWSDSLSWLQGDQFDSVMNYPFSDRLLKFFGADNDMDTDTFAAQIYGLLMRYPWQANEVLFNLLASHDTPRVLTRLGGDKRRLKLAITFLFTFTGTPCIFYGDEIGMTGGDDPDCRKCMIWEEDRQDRELLRFYQSLIALRKEHEVLRTGQFRFLLSDPGSPGLVYERWNEHTRFTVWMNNSAEPLTLTQSLSGGAWRDALSGEPVEQDGQKIRMTLEPLEYRILYSGQAGGEA from the coding sequence ATGGCTCTCAGCAGACAAGCAGTGTCCCAACCCTCATCCGGCTCCTCCATCGCGCTTGAATGTCTCTATCATTCTTCGCAGGGGAGATGGGCATATGCCTATAACGAGGACACCTTCCACTTAAGAATCCGCAGCAAAAAAAATAATGTAGACCGGGTATTCGCGCTGACCGGCGATAAATACGACTGGGAGCAGCATCATCAGGAGCTGAGTATGCGCAAGGTGGCTACTGACAGCTTCTTCGATTACTGGGAAGCAGAGATCTTCCCCGAGTTCAAACGTTTCTCCTACGGCTTCCGGCTGGAAACCGATCAGGAAACGATATGGATGCTCGAATCCGGCTTCTTTACAGACGGGCTGCCTGCGCCTGCCGGAGGCTACTACGAAATGCCTTACCTCCATGAGGTTGACCTGCTCCAGGTTCCCGAATGGGCGAAATCTGCGGTCTTCTATCAGATCATGCCCGACCGGTTCGCTAACGGAGATCCGGCGAATGACCCCGAAGGGACGCTCGAATGGGGGGCACCGCCCACCTACGACAGCTATTTTGGCGGTGACCTGCAAGGGATGATTGATCATCTGGATTATATTGTGGAGCTTGGCGTAACGGCGCTGTATCTGACCCCGATCTTCCAGGCTCCCAGCAACCATAAATATGACACCGTTGACTATGGAACGGTCGATGCAAACTTCGGGGATCTCGATAAGCTCAAGCAGCTGGTGGACCTGGCCCATTCCAAAGGGCTTAAGGTGGTCCTCGATGCCGTCTTCAATCATACCAGCTCCGAGTTCGCACCGTTCAAGGATGTGCTGGAGCATGGAGCGGACTCCAAATATGCAGGCTGGTTCCATATCCATGATTATCCCGTTCAGGTGGTGGACGGCAGGGCCAACTATGATACCTTCGGCTTCTTCAGCGGAATGCCCAAGCTCAACACTGCCAACCCGGAAGCCAGGGATTATCTGCTGGATATCACCAAGTTCTGGCTCAAGGAGGTACACATCGACGGCTGGCGGCTGGATGTAGCCAATGAGGTGGACCATGTGTTCTGGCGGGATTTCCGCAAAGCGGTCAAGGAGATTAACCCGGAAGCGTTCATCATCGGTGAGGTGTGGAGCGACTCCCTCAGCTGGCTGCAGGGCGATCAGTTCGATTCGGTGATGAACTATCCCTTCTCTGACCGGCTGCTGAAGTTCTTCGGAGCGGACAACGACATGGATACGGACACCTTCGCCGCGCAGATCTACGGGTTGCTGATGCGGTACCCCTGGCAGGCGAATGAAGTGCTGTTCAATCTCCTGGCGAGCCATGATACCCCGAGAGTGCTCACCCGGCTGGGCGGGGACAAGCGGCGGCTGAAGCTGGCGATCACCTTCCTCTTCACGTTCACCGGTACGCCCTGTATTTTCTATGGAGATGAGATCGGAATGACCGGCGGAGATGACCCGGACTGCCGCAAATGCATGATCTGGGAAGAGGACCGGCAGGACCGGGAGCTGCTGCGCTTTTATCAGAGCCTCATTGCTCTGCGCAAGGAGCACGAGGTGCTGCGTACCGGCCAGTTCCGCTTCCTGCTGAGTGATCCGGGCAGCCCGGGCCTGGTGTATGAACGCTGGAATGAGCACACCCGCTTCACGGTCTGGATGAATAATTCCGCTGAACCGCTGACGCTGACGCAATCACTGAGCGGCGGTGCTTGGCGGGATGCCTTGAGCGGCGAGCCTGTGGAGCAGGATGGGCAGAAAATCCGCATGACGCTGGAGCCGCTGGAATATCGGATTTTGTATAGCGGACAAGCTGGCGGCGAAGCCTGA
- a CDS encoding cysteine desulfurase family protein, with amino-acid sequence MKPIYLDHAASTPVHPEVAAVMYHMLLNEYGNASSVHQFGRSAKRIINGARDRIAGFLGCSPEEWVFTSGGTESDNLALFGAAYASASKGRHIITTAVEHHAVLHTCAELAGQGFEVTYLPVDSTGRVSLEDVESALREDTVLISIMYVNNEVGTVQPIEEIGRLAAERGVLVHVDAVQALGTLPLVLRDLPVDYMSFSAHKIGGPQGIGGLYVRRGAPLTPRQHGGLQERGRRAGTESLAHTAGFARAVEMAVQGLPEHHEQALELRAALLEGLDKHAGAGGYVINGNEQHSVPGILNISFPGARTDVLLMNLDMERIAAASGSACTSGSLEISHVLRAMKLPEELLNSAIRFSTGLGNTNEEMQVVAQKVGTVLSRLRTRD; translated from the coding sequence ATGAAACCCATCTATTTGGACCACGCCGCTTCAACACCGGTTCATCCGGAGGTGGCAGCGGTTATGTATCATATGCTGTTGAACGAGTACGGCAATGCGTCCAGTGTGCACCAGTTCGGACGGTCTGCCAAGAGAATTATAAATGGGGCGCGCGATAGAATCGCGGGCTTTTTGGGCTGTTCCCCTGAGGAGTGGGTCTTCACAAGCGGAGGCACGGAGAGCGATAATCTCGCTCTGTTCGGCGCAGCTTATGCTTCTGCTTCCAAGGGTAGACATATCATTACTACAGCGGTCGAACATCATGCAGTGCTGCATACCTGCGCGGAGCTTGCGGGGCAGGGCTTCGAGGTCACCTATCTTCCTGTTGATTCTACCGGACGTGTCTCTCTGGAGGATGTGGAATCGGCTCTGCGCGAGGATACAGTACTGATTAGCATAATGTATGTGAATAATGAAGTGGGAACTGTACAGCCTATAGAAGAGATTGGCAGATTAGCGGCCGAACGGGGTGTGCTTGTGCATGTAGATGCTGTACAAGCTCTGGGAACATTGCCCCTGGTGCTCCGCGACCTGCCGGTCGACTATATGAGCTTCTCGGCCCACAAGATCGGAGGTCCGCAGGGGATTGGAGGCTTGTACGTCCGGCGGGGGGCGCCGCTTACGCCAAGACAGCATGGCGGACTTCAGGAGCGCGGCCGGCGGGCGGGCACGGAGAGCCTGGCACATACGGCCGGGTTCGCTAGAGCAGTAGAAATGGCTGTACAAGGGCTGCCGGAGCATCACGAGCAGGCTCTAGAATTGCGCGCAGCGCTGCTGGAGGGACTGGACAAGCACGCTGGAGCAGGCGGATATGTCATCAACGGAAATGAACAGCATTCGGTTCCGGGCATTCTGAATATCAGCTTTCCCGGAGCCAGAACGGATGTGCTGCTGATGAACCTGGACATGGAACGGATTGCGGCGGCCAGCGGCTCAGCCTGTACATCAGGATCGCTGGAAATCTCGCATGTTCTCCGGGCAATGAAGCTTCCGGAAGAACTTTTGAACTCAGCGATTCGCTTTAGTACAGGTTTGGGTAATACTAATGAAGAAATGCAGGTTGTTGCCCAAAAAGTTGGAACCGTTTTGAGCCGGCTGCGTACTAGAGACTAG
- a CDS encoding PRC-barrel domain-containing protein: MKLQDMIGLTVYEVEEGTEVGEIIDIGLDSNWNITGIELESKSFFSSHVKVVAWDNIAAYGEDAVMIRNKESIIKVDADHISYTFLLGKNKLKDRQVLTASGTVLGRISDVYFDQKLGNTIVALEISDGLVTDLIEGRKWLPCSEEMSIGEDSVLVPAMSEERLQKAINIVNG, encoded by the coding sequence ATGAAGCTTCAAGATATGATTGGCCTCACTGTGTATGAAGTTGAAGAGGGTACTGAAGTCGGTGAAATAATCGATATCGGACTGGATTCAAACTGGAATATTACGGGTATTGAACTGGAAAGTAAATCTTTTTTCTCCAGTCATGTGAAAGTTGTGGCATGGGATAATATTGCCGCTTATGGCGAAGATGCTGTCATGATCCGCAATAAAGAGTCGATTATTAAGGTCGACGCTGACCATATATCCTACACTTTCCTCTTGGGAAAGAACAAATTGAAGGACAGGCAGGTGCTTACAGCATCGGGAACGGTGCTTGGGCGAATATCGGATGTTTATTTTGACCAAAAGTTGGGAAACACAATAGTAGCGCTGGAAATCAGTGACGGGCTTGTAACTGATTTGATCGAAGGCCGCAAATGGCTGCCTTGTTCTGAAGAGATGTCTATCGGGGAGGATTCGGTACTGGTCCCCGCGATGAGTGAAGAACGGCTCCAAAAAGCCATTAATATTGTTAACGGATAG